A window of the Chlamydia sp. genome harbors these coding sequences:
- a CDS encoding MBL fold metallo-hydrolase, which yields MKGFFPIASGSKGNCAYLGTESCKLLIDLGISKQAVIEALRSMDIYPEDIDGILVSHEHSDHIAGLRSFIKTYRTPIICNIETARNLRQLLDLCPNFKIFSTGHSFTLEDLRIQTFNVPHDAVDPVGFIFQCFGKKLGFCTDLGWGTSWISHLLYDCDYLLIESNHDPEMVRQSSRPESCKQRILGKQGHISNAECGALLQRILTPRIKHIYLAHLSLECNTTEKALNTVSSAIQGLTDVCPVIAQSSGITDPIFFSVPSLI from the coding sequence ATGAAAGGTTTTTTTCCCATAGCTTCTGGATCCAAAGGGAATTGTGCTTATTTAGGAACGGAGTCATGCAAATTGCTCATAGACCTAGGGATCAGTAAACAAGCTGTTATTGAAGCCCTTCGTTCCATGGACATTTATCCGGAAGACATTGATGGTATTTTAGTCTCTCATGAACACTCAGATCACATTGCAGGACTGAGAAGTTTCATTAAAACTTATAGAACTCCAATCATATGCAATATAGAAACAGCTCGCAATTTGCGGCAGCTTCTTGATCTTTGTCCTAATTTCAAGATCTTTTCAACAGGCCATAGTTTTACCCTTGAAGATCTTCGGATTCAAACATTTAATGTCCCCCATGATGCAGTTGATCCCGTAGGATTTATCTTTCAATGTTTTGGAAAAAAATTAGGATTTTGTACCGACTTAGGATGGGGGACTTCATGGATCTCCCATTTATTATATGACTGTGACTACTTGCTCATAGAGTCTAACCACGACCCAGAAATGGTCCGACAATCTTCTCGTCCTGAGAGCTGTAAACAACGGATCCTCGGCAAACAAGGGCATATATCTAACGCAGAATGTGGAGCATTACTTCAGCGAATACTTACCCCACGAATAAAACACATTTATCTCGCTCATCTCTCCCTTGAATGCAATACGACAGAAAAAGCCTTGAACACTGTGTCATCTGCTATCCAAGGACTGACGGATGTTTGTCCGGTAATTGCTCAAAGTTCTGGTATTACTGACCCTATTTTCTTTTCTGTCCCGAGCCTAATATGA
- a CDS encoding YbhB/YbcL family Raf kinase inhibitor-like protein: MQLTSQAFSYGRPIPKKYSCQGVGISPPLSFSDVPKEAKSLVLIVEDPDVPANVREDGLWIHWIVYNLSPMVTNLAEGAQIFAVQGLNTAGEAEYCPPCPPDTKHRYYFYAYALNTVLPEEEGVTKEQLLEVMDGHIIATAELMGTYEKD, encoded by the coding sequence ATGCAACTCACTTCCCAAGCGTTTTCTTACGGCCGCCCAATTCCTAAAAAGTATTCGTGTCAAGGTGTTGGGATTTCTCCTCCACTTTCTTTCTCAGATGTCCCCAAAGAGGCTAAAAGCCTTGTACTCATTGTTGAAGATCCTGATGTACCCGCCAATGTTCGGGAGGATGGGTTGTGGATACATTGGATAGTATACAATCTCTCGCCTATGGTTACGAATTTAGCTGAGGGAGCGCAAATTTTTGCTGTTCAAGGACTAAATACTGCAGGAGAAGCAGAATATTGTCCTCCTTGTCCTCCAGATACGAAGCATCGTTACTATTTTTATGCTTATGCATTAAATACTGTCCTTCCTGAAGAAGAGGGGGTCACAAAAGAACAGTTATTGGAAGTTATGGATGGACACATCATTGCCACAGCAGAACTGATGGGAACTTATGAAAAAGACTAA
- a CDS encoding sodium:alanine symporter family protein, translating to MLQFLEQINHFLTSFCVFPLILFLGGALTWKFRGMQLTSLGLSFRLMLSNKQEKAITEGGEGVSRYEAVAGMLAGNFGTGNIAGMAVAVASGGPGALLWIWGIVLLAAIVQYAGAFLGCKYREFQAGSQEYIGGPIACLGYKMKSRFLAIGFCIACLITAFSAGNLVQVNSVVSLCADNVSGKLLAGILLALSIYPVLAGGNTRILRFSAKAIPFVAGFYFLFSGIVLAIHFDKILPAFQLIFSSALGVKAGIAGVGGYTLGQVISTGLNRAIMATDCGSGMVSILQSNSKSANPVTDGLVTLLPPIIVAIVCSITMMVLLVTGAYDSGELGVLMVMRAFKSSLGMLGGGVVLVSMALFGYTTVLSWFACAEKSLEYMIPGKRANLWLKAVYILVIPIGGVLGMQNVWALSDLGFCGMVIFNSISLIVLFKDVIATRYEVALLRKESKAQSDPLRQ from the coding sequence ATGTTACAATTTTTAGAGCAAATTAATCATTTTTTAACTTCTTTTTGTGTATTTCCTCTAATTCTTTTTTTAGGGGGAGCGCTGACTTGGAAATTTAGAGGAATGCAACTCACTTCCCTCGGGCTAAGTTTTCGATTGATGCTCAGTAATAAACAGGAAAAGGCTATTACTGAAGGTGGAGAAGGAGTCTCTCGCTATGAAGCTGTTGCGGGGATGCTAGCAGGGAATTTCGGAACTGGGAATATCGCAGGAATGGCCGTTGCTGTTGCTAGCGGAGGCCCGGGAGCTCTGCTTTGGATTTGGGGAATTGTTCTTCTGGCTGCTATAGTTCAGTATGCAGGGGCTTTCCTTGGATGTAAATACCGCGAGTTTCAAGCAGGATCTCAAGAATATATTGGAGGCCCAATAGCTTGTTTAGGGTACAAAATGAAAAGCCGTTTTCTAGCTATAGGTTTTTGTATTGCCTGCTTAATCACGGCCTTTTCTGCAGGAAATTTAGTTCAGGTTAATAGCGTTGTCTCTCTTTGTGCTGACAATGTTTCCGGAAAACTTTTGGCAGGGATTCTGCTAGCTCTCTCCATTTATCCTGTTTTAGCTGGAGGTAATACTCGAATCCTTCGTTTTTCTGCGAAAGCGATTCCTTTCGTAGCCGGCTTCTATTTCCTCTTCTCTGGTATAGTTTTAGCTATTCATTTTGATAAAATTCTTCCTGCTTTTCAGCTCATTTTCTCTTCTGCTTTAGGAGTCAAAGCTGGGATCGCTGGGGTTGGAGGATATACTCTAGGGCAAGTCATCTCCACAGGTTTGAATCGTGCTATTATGGCTACGGATTGTGGAAGCGGAATGGTGTCTATTCTGCAGTCTAATTCCAAAAGTGCCAATCCGGTCACAGACGGATTAGTCACGCTCCTCCCTCCCATAATTGTTGCTATTGTTTGCTCTATCACGATGATGGTTCTCCTTGTAACAGGTGCTTATGATTCTGGGGAATTGGGAGTTTTGATGGTCATGAGAGCATTCAAATCTTCCTTAGGTATGTTAGGCGGAGGGGTTGTTCTTGTATCTATGGCTTTATTCGGGTACACAACTGTTCTATCATGGTTTGCTTGCGCAGAAAAAAGTTTAGAATATATGATCCCAGGAAAGCGAGCTAACCTATGGTTGAAGGCTGTTTACATATTAGTGATCCCCATAGGGGGAGTCTTAGGCATGCAGAATGTCTGGGCGTTATCTGATTTGGGTTTTTGCGGAATGGTTATTTTCAACTCAATCAGTTTGATTGTTTTGTTCAAGGATGTAATAGCGACTCGTTACGAGGTAGCTCTTCTTCGTAAAGAATCAAAAGCTCAATCCGATCCTTTACGACAGTAG
- a CDS encoding SET domain-containing protein-lysine N-methyltransferase, producing the protein MTTSFVKDPIYISLQGGVHSANPYPVARAEKLLQFSFLPQLAFQDPRTEKRIQQLCLREEKSFKISSLAKWLGQLHKQQLRAPKHPPTAICWINSYVGYGVFAREFIPAWSYIGEYTGILRRRQALWLDENDYCFRYPVPRYALRYFTIDSETHGNITRFINHSDNPNLEATGAFENGLFHIIIRAIKDILPGDELCYDYGPLYWKHRKKREEFIPEEE; encoded by the coding sequence ATGACCACAAGCTTTGTTAAGGATCCTATATATATTTCTTTGCAAGGAGGAGTTCACTCTGCTAATCCCTACCCTGTGGCACGAGCCGAAAAACTTTTACAATTCTCTTTTCTTCCACAACTCGCGTTTCAGGACCCTAGAACAGAAAAACGCATCCAACAATTATGTCTTCGAGAAGAAAAATCTTTCAAAATTTCTTCCTTAGCCAAATGGCTAGGACAACTGCACAAGCAACAGCTCCGAGCTCCTAAGCACCCTCCAACCGCTATATGCTGGATTAATAGTTATGTAGGATATGGAGTATTTGCCCGTGAATTCATTCCTGCCTGGAGCTACATTGGAGAGTACACAGGGATTTTACGACGAAGACAGGCCCTCTGGCTTGATGAAAATGATTATTGCTTTCGCTACCCAGTTCCTCGCTACGCTCTCCGCTACTTTACTATTGATAGTGAAACTCACGGAAACATTACACGTTTTATCAATCACAGCGATAACCCTAATTTAGAGGCTACTGGAGCTTTTGAAAACGGCTTATTCCATATAATCATTCGCGCAATTAAAGATATTCTCCCCGGAGATGAACTATGTTACGACTATGGGCCTTTGTATTGGAAACATCGTAAAAAAAGAGAAGAATTTATCCCTGAAGAAGAATAA